A stretch of Arcobacter sp. F2176 DNA encodes these proteins:
- a CDS encoding methyl-accepting chemotaxis protein yields MLKSLSIKARLLLIVISSIVIVSAVMLVQSVISLQETSATVIEKFKENAYATKNEELKNYVSLVMKTVESYHARTAPEKIKVEVQAKLKEQTEFMLSIMQGEYDKYKGTVPDDELKNIIRTSVEKARYGNTGYFWINDLDAKIIMHPIKPALDGKDMSEYKDKGGKRIFYEFAQVAKKSGSGFVDYVWPKPGFEEPQEKVSFVKLFEPFGWVIGTGEYVDNVTDKLKKEALKAIGQMKYGKDGYYWINDSNHVVILHPIKPSLEGKNMYDLKDSDGKYLYREIVKAANAKEEGGLVKYTWPKPGKKGAQPKFSYVQKFGPWDWIIGTGAYVDDIEDKILQMHDETEAQIKAVIIRNCIIIFIIMVILAIIMGMLSNRSIFVPLNKFQDGLLGFFKYLNKEQPDVDNLDDSANDEIGAMAKIINQNLDKTKSLIRQDDELIQDVTRVVGEIEKGYLFNRVEKRTENESLQKLQNKLNEMLDNLETNIGKDTNIILDCLANYGKLDFRDNIKNAQGKVEVAINELSDIINNMLKENKQNGLTLDASSDVLLKNVDILNRNSTSTAASLEETAAALEEITSAIVSNTNNISTMATYSNELVESINVGKTLAESTVIAMDEINTQTEAIADAIVLIDQIAFQTNILSLNAAVEAATAGEAGKGFAVVAAEVRNLASRSADAAKEIKALVENATQKTNAGKEGTDKMIKGYEILHLNIKKTSETIQSIEESSKEQRAGIEQINDAVNRLDQQTQENVAISNTTHSIAVETDELAKLIVTVTNEKEFRGKNDLKAKISNYETPKVTVPVKKIEVKKVEKSSDKNKEVKKETTTLKESKPKVEVIKSQSSSDDEWESF; encoded by the coding sequence ATGTTAAAATCATTATCTATAAAAGCAAGACTTTTACTTATAGTTATAAGTTCAATAGTTATTGTTTCTGCTGTTATGCTTGTGCAATCAGTTATTTCTTTACAAGAAACATCTGCTACAGTAATAGAAAAATTTAAAGAGAATGCTTATGCTACAAAAAATGAAGAGTTAAAAAACTATGTCTCTTTGGTCATGAAAACAGTAGAATCTTATCATGCAAGAACAGCTCCTGAAAAAATAAAAGTTGAAGTTCAAGCTAAATTAAAAGAACAAACTGAATTTATGCTATCTATCATGCAAGGGGAGTATGATAAATATAAAGGGACAGTTCCAGATGATGAGTTGAAAAATATCATTAGAACTTCAGTAGAAAAAGCAAGATATGGTAATACTGGTTATTTTTGGATAAATGATTTAGATGCAAAAATTATTATGCATCCAATAAAACCAGCCTTAGATGGCAAAGATATGTCTGAATACAAAGATAAAGGTGGAAAAAGAATTTTTTATGAATTTGCCCAAGTTGCAAAAAAATCAGGTTCTGGCTTTGTTGATTATGTTTGGCCAAAGCCAGGGTTTGAAGAACCACAAGAAAAAGTATCTTTTGTAAAACTTTTTGAACCATTTGGATGGGTTATAGGAACAGGTGAATATGTTGATAATGTTACTGATAAATTAAAAAAAGAGGCTTTAAAAGCAATCGGTCAAATGAAATATGGTAAAGATGGTTATTATTGGATTAATGACTCAAATCATGTTGTTATATTACACCCTATAAAACCGAGTTTAGAGGGTAAAAATATGTATGATCTTAAAGATTCAGATGGTAAGTATTTATATCGAGAAATTGTAAAAGCTGCTAATGCAAAAGAAGAGGGTGGATTAGTTAAATATACATGGCCAAAACCAGGTAAAAAAGGTGCTCAACCTAAGTTCTCTTATGTACAAAAGTTTGGACCTTGGGATTGGATTATAGGAACAGGTGCCTATGTAGATGATATCGAAGATAAAATTTTACAAATGCACGATGAAACTGAAGCTCAAATCAAAGCAGTAATTATTAGAAATTGTATAATAATCTTTATTATTATGGTTATTTTAGCGATAATTATGGGAATGCTATCTAATAGATCTATTTTTGTACCTTTAAATAAATTTCAAGATGGATTATTAGGATTCTTTAAATATTTAAATAAAGAACAACCTGATGTTGATAATCTTGATGACTCAGCAAATGATGAGATTGGTGCAATGGCTAAGATAATAAACCAAAATTTAGATAAAACAAAATCTTTAATAAGACAAGATGATGAGTTAATTCAAGATGTTACAAGAGTAGTTGGAGAGATTGAAAAAGGGTATTTATTCAATAGAGTTGAAAAAAGAACAGAAAATGAGTCTTTACAAAAACTTCAAAATAAACTAAATGAAATGTTAGATAATCTTGAGACTAATATTGGGAAAGATACAAATATTATATTAGATTGTCTAGCAAATTATGGAAAACTTGACTTTAGAGATAATATAAAAAATGCTCAAGGAAAAGTTGAAGTAGCTATAAATGAGTTGTCAGATATTATTAATAATATGCTAAAAGAGAATAAACAAAATGGTTTAACATTAGATGCAAGTTCTGATGTTCTACTCAAAAATGTTGATATATTAAACAGAAATTCTACTTCAACAGCTGCATCACTTGAAGAAACAGCAGCAGCTTTAGAAGAGATAACTTCTGCAATTGTTAGCAATACAAATAATATTTCTACAATGGCAACATATTCTAATGAATTGGTTGAATCAATTAATGTAGGTAAAACTTTAGCTGAATCAACTGTTATTGCAATGGATGAAATCAATACTCAAACAGAAGCAATTGCTGATGCTATTGTTTTAATTGACCAAATAGCTTTCCAAACAAATATTTTATCACTAAATGCTGCAGTTGAAGCGGCAACAGCAGGAGAAGCTGGAAAAGGATTTGCAGTTGTTGCAGCAGAAGTTCGAAACCTAGCATCAAGAAGTGCAGATGCAGCTAAAGAGATAAAAGCCTTAGTTGAAAATGCAACACAAAAAACTAATGCTGGTAAAGAAGGAACTGATAAGATGATTAAAGGTTATGAAATCTTACATCTTAATATCAAAAAAACATCAGAAACAATACAATCAATTGAAGAGTCATCAAAAGAGCAAAGAGCTGGTATTGAGCAAATAAATGATGCTGTTAACAGATTAGACCAACAAACACAAGAAAATGTTGCTATATCTAATACAACTCACTCAATTGCTGTTGAAACTGATGAGTTAGCTAAACTTATTGTTACAGTTACAAATGAAAAAGAGTTTAGAGGGAAAAATGATTTAAAAGCAAAAATTTCTAATTATGAGACACCAAAAGTTACTGTGCCTGTAAAAAAAATAGAAGTAAAAAAAGTAGAAAAATCTTCTGATAAAAATAAAGAAGTAAAAAAAGAGACTACTACTTTAAAAGAATCTAAACCAAAAGTTGAAGTAATCAAAAGTCAGAGTAGTTCTGATGATGAATGGGAAAGTTTTTAA
- a CDS encoding sirohydrochlorin chelatase — MRALLLVAHGSKKDKSNEEFRHLVKEIKVLNSNKYEKIKNAFLEFAEPSIEEVVKELSIENVIEISIYPYFLNSGKHVVSDIPNILIALENKYPNIKFKLFPHFGSSQKISTIISEEI, encoded by the coding sequence ATGAGAGCATTATTATTAGTAGCGCATGGCAGTAAAAAAGACAAATCAAATGAAGAGTTTAGACATTTAGTAAAAGAAATAAAAGTACTTAATTCAAACAAGTATGAAAAAATAAAAAATGCTTTTTTAGAATTTGCAGAACCTTCTATTGAAGAAGTTGTAAAAGAACTCTCTATAGAAAATGTTATTGAAATTAGTATTTATCCTTATTTTTTAAATTCTGGAAAACATGTGGTAAGTGATATTCCAAATATATTAATAGCCTTAGAAAATAAATATCCAAATATAAAATTCAAACTATTTCCACACTTTGGTTCATCACAAAAAATAAGCACAATAATATCAGAAGAGATATAG
- a CDS encoding flagellin — protein MTISNDYTNYLYVPEELQGVRSSNPLEKIATNKELTKASDDPALLAISEQLNYQQSGLTQGVENINSALSYLQIGDSALGEQSDILDTIREKTLQAATDTTSDDQRNIIRNDITKLLEQFDNIASSTSYGDNSILQNSRDDKGESDTFDVQTGTDSQDNTTLNPLQSNTQGLGLDGFLQDGTFSADDARTFLDTIDQASSKLQDFRSDIGSTAQQLESSYTSMSSQVVNNGSALSTISNVDFAKEVSSFSKQNILAQIGSFGQSQANNINQQSVLRLLS, from the coding sequence ATGACTATATCAAATGATTATACTAATTATTTATATGTACCAGAAGAGCTTCAAGGAGTCAGGTCAAGTAATCCTTTAGAAAAGATTGCAACAAATAAAGAATTAACAAAAGCATCAGATGATCCTGCACTTTTAGCTATTTCTGAACAATTAAATTATCAACAAAGTGGATTAACTCAAGGTGTTGAAAATATCAATAGTGCTTTATCTTATTTACAAATAGGAGATAGTGCACTAGGGGAACAATCTGATATTTTAGACACAATTAGAGAAAAAACTTTACAAGCAGCAACTGATACAACAAGTGATGATCAAAGAAATATTATTAGAAATGATATTACTAAACTTTTAGAACAATTTGATAACATTGCCTCAAGTACTAGTTATGGTGATAACTCTATTTTGCAAAATAGTCGAGATGATAAAGGGGAAAGTGATACTTTTGATGTTCAAACAGGCACTGATTCTCAAGACAATACAACACTCAATCCACTTCAATCAAATACCCAAGGTTTAGGATTGGATGGATTTTTGCAAGATGGAACATTTTCAGCTGATGATGCAAGAACATTCTTAGATACAATTGATCAAGCATCTTCAAAACTTCAAGATTTTAGAAGTGATATTGGTTCTACTGCACAACAATTAGAATCTTCATATACTTCAATGTCATCGCAAGTTGTAAATAATGGTTCAGCATTATCTACTATTTCAAATGTAGATTTTGCAAAAGAAGTATCAAGCTTCTCAAAACAAAATATTTTGGCTCAAATTGGTTCTTTTGGACAATCACAAGCTAATAATATCAATCAACAATCAGTATTAAGACTTCTTTCTTAA
- a CDS encoding tRNA pseudouridine(13) synthase TruD, giving the protein MKRVFLQNYKPLEFKFYQNKEDFIVTENPIKFTNRGNFIILKIEKERLGTWDLIDSLARNLNIYDNEIGYAGLKDKNATTTQHISIPRKYAKDIKKFKHPKIKILETFLHSTKLNIGDLIGNSFEINLHEVESCDVGVIEKRLHELAKNGMPNFFGYQRFGKDVKENLEKANKIIYGDLKIRDRKLEKMLISIYQSDLFNKWLAKRVEMSDGKFKLLDGEVMKSLDDLKFFTPNKINEKIIKDFEDKKIVPTGLLCGREVYRARNEAQLIEKEFDDTYIQEKGLRRDAIIFPKDIFVNYDVENKKCKLKFTLPKASYATVVVENIANQNLRV; this is encoded by the coding sequence ATGAAAAGAGTTTTTTTACAAAATTATAAACCCCTAGAATTTAAGTTCTATCAAAACAAAGAAGATTTTATTGTTACAGAAAATCCAATAAAATTTACAAATAGAGGTAATTTTATAATTTTAAAAATAGAAAAAGAGAGATTGGGAACTTGGGATTTAATTGATTCACTTGCTAGAAATTTAAATATATATGATAATGAAATAGGCTATGCTGGATTAAAAGATAAAAATGCAACTACTACTCAACACATCTCAATACCTAGAAAATATGCAAAAGATATAAAAAAATTCAAACATCCAAAAATAAAAATATTAGAGACCTTTTTACACAGTACAAAACTAAACATTGGTGATTTGATTGGTAACTCATTTGAAATAAATCTTCACGAAGTTGAATCTTGTGATGTGGGTGTTATAGAAAAAAGATTACACGAACTTGCAAAAAATGGTATGCCAAACTTTTTTGGTTATCAAAGATTTGGTAAAGATGTAAAAGAAAACCTTGAAAAAGCAAATAAAATTATTTATGGTGATTTGAAAATTAGAGATAGAAAATTAGAGAAAATGTTAATCTCTATTTATCAAAGTGATTTATTTAATAAATGGCTTGCTAAAAGAGTTGAAATGTCTGATGGAAAATTTAAATTATTAGATGGTGAAGTAATGAAGTCACTTGATGATTTGAAGTTTTTTACACCAAATAAAATAAATGAAAAGATAATAAAAGACTTTGAAGATAAAAAAATTGTTCCTACAGGACTTTTATGTGGAAGAGAAGTTTATCGAGCAAGAAATGAAGCACAACTTATTGAAAAAGAGTTTGATGATACTTATATTCAAGAAAAAGGTTTAAGAAGAGATGCTATTATATTTCCAAAAGATATTTTTGTAAATTATGATGTTGAAAATAAAAAGTGTAAACTAAAATTTACACTTCCCAAAGCTTCATATGCTACAGTTGTAGTGGAGAATATTGCAAATCAAAATCTAAGAGTTTAA
- a CDS encoding ATP-binding protein — protein MQYSTKPIYLLLLIILLISAFSCVNYFLSNKIEGLTKNKYLQTSNSLKNQIKEAIFNKKNSTFNVALALSEDNNFKKFLKNEKVPYPSLNVVSEKIKKYSNFKNLWIHLIDKNGISKYRSWTKEKNDNVSTIRKELPTLLKNPKVVSIISVGIFDITFKNIVPIYDGNQFLGLVEVITKMNSIAEEFKEKGIDLIILADKKFKNQIKKPFTKDFIGDYYVANLDAKSELKKTVKENIDEFLSIKDYKLIDNHIATTFTLKNEKESNIGYFIIFKQKKEIDLNDIYEFDKFIKFIGILLTLVVIAIFSSIHFYNKSKYTTELEKNVKRRTQELNELTKKYHQIFEGSKAIKIIYDPITLNIIDINASAINFYGYKRADFINLKANDISMSTVDKQKKEFINILENRQNVFISKNILSNGEIKDVEIYASAIQIDKKTFVYSIIRDITDELKEKNEFNKKQKLFYQQAKMASMGEMLENIAHQWRQPLSTITTAASGAKIKKEFGDLDDEFFYDSVDLIIRAATYLSQTIDDFRDFFKQSKNKENFKLSTLINTSIKLANIKNTDIEIVTVYEDCEILGYKNELIQVFLNIFSNAKDILNTTKSVNKLIKIEIEKTNNNITFSILDNAGGIKESDIEKVFEPYFTTKHKSQGTGIGLYMSEQIITKHFGGEINVQNINFLYKDKEYFGANFKIKIPISLNS, from the coding sequence GTGCAATATTCTACAAAACCAATTTATCTACTTTTATTAATTATACTTTTAATTTCTGCTTTTTCATGTGTTAACTATTTTCTATCAAACAAGATAGAAGGATTGACTAAAAATAAATATTTACAAACTTCAAATAGTTTAAAAAATCAAATTAAAGAAGCAATATTTAATAAAAAGAATTCAACTTTTAATGTTGCATTAGCACTATCAGAAGATAATAACTTCAAAAAGTTTTTAAAAAATGAAAAAGTTCCTTATCCTAGTTTAAATGTTGTATCTGAAAAAATAAAAAAATATAGCAACTTCAAAAATCTATGGATACATTTAATAGATAAGAATGGAATAAGTAAATATAGAAGTTGGACAAAAGAAAAAAATGATAATGTTTCAACAATAAGAAAAGAGTTACCAACTTTATTAAAGAACCCAAAAGTCGTCTCAATAATAAGTGTAGGTATATTTGATATAACTTTTAAAAATATTGTTCCAATTTATGATGGAAATCAATTTTTAGGTTTAGTTGAAGTAATTACAAAAATGAATTCTATTGCAGAAGAGTTTAAAGAAAAAGGAATTGATTTAATTATTCTTGCAGATAAAAAATTTAAAAATCAAATTAAAAAACCTTTTACAAAAGATTTTATAGGCGATTATTATGTAGCAAATTTAGATGCTAAAAGTGAATTAAAAAAAACCGTAAAGGAAAATATTGATGAATTTTTATCAATAAAAGATTATAAATTAATTGATAATCACATAGCCACTACATTTACATTAAAAAATGAAAAAGAATCCAATATTGGATATTTCATAATCTTTAAGCAAAAAAAAGAGATAGACTTAAATGATATCTATGAGTTTGACAAATTTATTAAATTTATTGGTATTCTTTTAACCTTAGTAGTAATTGCTATTTTTAGTTCAATTCATTTTTATAATAAATCAAAGTATACAACTGAATTAGAAAAAAATGTAAAAAGAAGAACTCAAGAATTAAACGAACTAACAAAAAAATATCACCAAATTTTTGAAGGCTCAAAAGCAATAAAAATTATATATGATCCAATAACATTAAATATAATTGATATTAATGCTTCTGCAATTAATTTTTATGGTTATAAAAGAGCAGATTTTATAAATTTAAAAGCAAATGACATATCAATGTCTACAGTAGATAAACAAAAAAAAGAATTCATTAATATATTAGAAAATAGACAAAATGTCTTTATTTCTAAAAATATTTTGTCTAATGGAGAAATAAAAGATGTGGAGATTTATGCTTCTGCAATACAAATAGATAAAAAGACTTTTGTTTATTCTATTATCAGAGATATAACAGATGAATTAAAAGAAAAAAATGAGTTTAATAAAAAACAAAAACTCTTTTATCAACAAGCAAAAATGGCCTCAATGGGTGAAATGCTTGAAAATATTGCACACCAATGGAGACAACCACTTTCAACAATAACAACAGCCGCAAGTGGTGCAAAAATAAAAAAAGAATTTGGAGACTTAGATGATGAATTCTTTTATGATTCAGTTGACTTAATAATAAGGGCTGCAACTTATCTTTCACAAACAATTGATGATTTTAGAGACTTCTTTAAACAAAGTAAAAACAAAGAAAATTTTAAACTTTCTACACTGATAAATACTTCTATAAAATTAGCCAACATTAAAAATACCGATATAGAAATAGTTACAGTTTATGAAGACTGCGAAATTCTTGGGTATAAAAACGAATTAATTCAAGTATTTCTCAATATCTTCAGTAATGCTAAAGATATTTTAAATACTACAAAAAGTGTTAATAAACTAATAAAAATAGAAATAGAAAAAACTAATAACAATATAACATTTTCTATTCTAGATAATGCAGGAGGGATAAAAGAATCAGATATTGAAAAAGTATTTGAACCTTATTTTACAACTAAACACAAATCTCAAGGAACTGGTATTGGTCTTTATATGAGTGAACAAATTATCACAAAACATTTTGGTGGTGAAATTAATGTTCAAAATATAAACTTTTTATATAAAGACAAAGAATACTTTGGAGCAAATTTTAAAATAAAAATACCAATTAGTTTAAACTCTTAG
- a CDS encoding S41 family peptidase, with protein MNKFILSIIVLVISLNFLHADVKADKKEEQSRFESLSKLTNVIGTVEKYYVDDLKLQEIVNKALKGLMQELDAHSTYMDKKYFKEMQIQTDGEFGGLGITVGMRDGALTVISPIDGTPAYEAGIKSEDIILKIDDKSTLNMSLDEAVSLMRGKPKTPITLTVVRKAERKPLEIKIVRDIIKIESVKTKTIGKDILYLRVTSFDKNVVDGLTKAIKDAKAIKGIILDLRNNPGGLLTQAIGTTDLFVDKGIIVSQKGRDASSEETFNANYSKTLTRVPLIVLVNGGSASASEIVSGALQDHKRAILVGEKTFGKGSVQVVLPITSDKSEAIKLTIAKYYLPSGRTIQATGITPDVISYPGEAVKAPDMDFMIKEADLKKHLKSELEKVDGKEKEVKKEVKKDDAKIITDEDLFKDNQLKTGVDILKSLIITNK; from the coding sequence ATGAATAAGTTTATATTATCAATTATAGTTTTAGTTATTTCACTGAATTTTTTGCACGCTGATGTAAAAGCAGATAAAAAAGAAGAACAAAGTAGATTTGAGTCTTTGTCTAAATTAACAAATGTTATTGGCACTGTAGAAAAATATTATGTAGATGATTTAAAATTACAAGAAATCGTAAATAAGGCATTAAAAGGTTTAATGCAAGAATTGGATGCACATTCAACATATATGGATAAAAAGTATTTCAAAGAAATGCAAATCCAAACTGATGGTGAATTTGGTGGATTAGGAATTACTGTTGGAATGAGAGATGGAGCATTGACTGTTATTTCACCAATTGATGGAACTCCTGCATATGAAGCTGGTATTAAATCAGAAGATATTATTTTAAAAATTGATGATAAATCAACTTTAAATATGAGTTTAGATGAAGCGGTAAGTTTAATGAGAGGAAAACCTAAAACTCCAATAACACTTACTGTTGTTAGAAAAGCAGAGAGAAAACCTTTAGAAATAAAGATTGTAAGGGATATTATTAAAATAGAATCTGTAAAAACAAAAACTATTGGAAAAGATATTTTATACCTAAGAGTTACAAGTTTTGACAAAAATGTTGTAGATGGATTAACTAAGGCAATCAAAGATGCTAAAGCTATTAAAGGAATTATTTTAGACTTAAGAAATAATCCAGGTGGATTATTAACTCAAGCAATAGGAACAACTGATTTATTTGTAGACAAAGGAATCATAGTTTCACAAAAAGGTAGAGATGCTTCAAGTGAAGAAACTTTTAATGCAAACTATTCAAAAACATTGACAAGAGTACCATTAATAGTTTTAGTAAATGGTGGTAGTGCATCTGCTTCAGAGATTGTAAGTGGTGCGTTACAAGATCATAAAAGAGCAATTTTAGTTGGAGAAAAAACTTTTGGAAAAGGTTCTGTTCAAGTTGTATTACCAATTACTTCTGATAAGAGTGAAGCTATTAAATTAACTATTGCAAAATATTACTTACCAAGTGGTAGAACAATCCAAGCAACAGGTATTACTCCTGATGTTATTTCTTATCCAGGTGAAGCTGTAAAAGCTCCAGATATGGATTTTATGATAAAAGAAGCTGATTTAAAAAAACATTTAAAAAGTGAATTAGAAAAAGTTGATGGAAAAGAAAAAGAAGTAAAAAAAGAAGTAAAAAAAGATGATGCAAAAATCATTACAGATGAAGATCTATTTAAAGATAATCAACTAAAAACCGGTGTTGATATATTAAAAAGTTTAATAATTACAAATAAATAG
- a CDS encoding phosphoribosylaminoimidazolesuccinocarboxamide synthase codes for MNISDIVALGLWPQSKKTTTQKGIAQLEDLGYNLFYIGKNADLYTCPGDGAKVLLVRSDRCSVFDIPLNLEIEEKGVWQTAISNSGAKFANKAGIRTAVLSENVDPTLSIAPRCQIMELCKALEAEIDGDVVQFEFIFRNYLTGSLFEATKSGNDPYGLNLSSDLNEWHKFETPIFTPTTKGVKDIPLNSASVREKFPEIISSLERLFKEFTQYAQDNGIVVVDTKLEVFVNAKGEWILGDEILTPESSRFISKENFDAKNFISMDKQILRNFAKENNWKEKAKDLKAGEKLNVEVPDSIKNEVLNGYKTIHNRLSSSIIKK; via the coding sequence ATGAATATTAGTGATATTGTAGCTCTTGGTCTTTGGCCACAATCAAAGAAAACAACTACACAAAAAGGTATTGCACAATTAGAAGATTTAGGTTATAACCTATTTTATATTGGTAAAAATGCTGATCTTTATACTTGCCCAGGAGATGGAGCAAAAGTATTACTTGTAAGAAGTGATAGATGTTCAGTATTTGATATTCCTTTAAATTTAGAGATTGAAGAAAAGGGAGTTTGGCAAACAGCTATTTCAAATAGTGGAGCTAAATTTGCAAATAAAGCAGGTATAAGAACAGCTGTTTTATCTGAAAATGTAGACCCTACTTTAAGTATAGCACCAAGATGCCAAATAATGGAGTTGTGCAAAGCCTTAGAAGCTGAAATTGATGGAGATGTTGTACAGTTTGAATTTATTTTTAGAAACTATTTAACAGGTTCTTTATTTGAAGCTACAAAAAGTGGTAATGATCCTTATGGTTTAAATTTATCATCAGATTTAAATGAGTGGCATAAATTTGAAACTCCAATCTTTACTCCAACTACAAAAGGTGTAAAAGATATTCCTCTAAACTCGGCAAGTGTAAGAGAAAAATTTCCTGAAATTATCTCTAGTTTAGAAAGACTTTTTAAAGAGTTTACTCAATATGCACAAGATAATGGCATAGTTGTTGTAGATACAAAACTTGAAGTATTTGTGAATGCAAAAGGTGAATGGATTTTAGGTGATGAGATTTTAACTCCAGAGAGTTCAAGATTTATCTCAAAAGAGAACTTTGATGCTAAAAACTTTATCTCAATGGATAAACAAATTCTTAGAAACTTTGCTAAAGAAAACAATTGGAAAGAAAAAGCAAAAGATTTAAAAGCTGGGGAAAAATTGAATGTTGAAGTTCCTGATTCTATAAAGAATGAGGTTTTAAATGGATATAAAACTATCCATAACAGATTAAGCAGTAGCATTATTAAGAAATAG
- the purS gene encoding phosphoribosylformylglycinamidine synthase subunit PurS, translating to MKAIVNVALKQGVLDDQGKATHHALDTLGFKEVVKDVRIGKQIILELNSSSKEEAQIEVTKMCEKLLANTVIEDYNITITE from the coding sequence ATGAAAGCAATCGTAAATGTAGCGTTAAAACAAGGTGTTTTAGATGATCAAGGTAAAGCAACACACCATGCGTTAGACACTTTAGGATTTAAAGAAGTTGTTAAAGATGTAAGAATTGGAAAACAAATTATTTTAGAATTAAATTCTAGCTCAAAAGAAGAAGCACAAATTGAAGTTACAAAAATGTGTGAAAAATTACTAGCTAATACTGTAATTGAAGATTACAATATTACAATTACTGAGTAG
- the purQ gene encoding phosphoribosylformylglycinamidine synthase subunit PurQ, which produces MNVAVLQFPGTNCEYDTKYAFEKLGANVQIIWHKESTLPQNVDLIVIPGGFSYGDYLRSGAIARFANIMESVKEYAANGGKILGICNGFQILLEAGLLPGAMKRNSSLHFISKYNHLKVINNNNKFLNKLKVNDVVNIPIAHHDGNYFIDANGLKELEENDQILLKYCDEKGNLSNVNGSVSNIAGICNKEKNIYGLMPHPERAIETLLGCDDGVKMLEGFLNN; this is translated from the coding sequence ATGAATGTAGCAGTATTACAATTTCCAGGTACAAATTGTGAGTATGATACAAAATATGCATTTGAAAAATTAGGTGCTAATGTTCAAATTATATGGCATAAAGAGAGTACATTACCCCAAAATGTTGATTTAATAGTTATTCCAGGTGGATTTTCTTATGGTGATTATTTAAGATCAGGTGCGATTGCAAGATTTGCAAATATTATGGAATCAGTAAAAGAGTATGCAGCAAATGGTGGAAAGATTTTAGGTATTTGTAATGGTTTCCAGATTTTACTTGAAGCTGGACTTCTTCCGGGTGCTATGAAAAGAAATAGTTCATTACATTTTATTTCAAAATATAACCATTTAAAAGTAATAAACAATAACAATAAATTTCTTAATAAATTAAAAGTAAATGATGTAGTTAATATCCCAATTGCACATCATGATGGAAATTATTTTATTGATGCAAATGGATTAAAAGAGCTTGAAGAAAATGATCAAATATTGTTAAAATATTGTGATGAAAAAGGGAACCTTTCAAATGTAAATGGTTCTGTTTCAAATATTGCAGGTATTTGTAATAAAGAAAAAAATATTTATGGACTTATGCCTCATCCTGAAAGAGCAATTGAAACACTTCTTGGATGTGATGATGGTGTTAAGATGCTAGAAGGTTTTTTAAATAATTAA
- a CDS encoding 1-acyl-sn-glycerol-3-phosphate acyltransferase — protein MILARIRGIIVLIQFTISVAFVVIGMYTFRNHVHKIIKLWMRLQIYFLGITFEQVGKMDETCDMVIMNHQSLLDIIVIEHLHNKHLAWVGKKEITNLIFFGHIMKAPDMITIDRENKTGLLKLIKDAKDRLSKNRPIAIFPEGTRGDGKTMGSFKPGAAMVANKLNLRVQPLIIINTKNILDSQKLDANPGIVKIIYLEPVQADKSTNWYKDTEEKMREILSIEMKKEL, from the coding sequence ATGATCTTAGCAAGAATTAGAGGAATAATTGTATTAATACAATTTACAATTAGTGTTGCATTTGTTGTTATTGGGATGTATACTTTTAGAAATCATGTACACAAAATTATAAAACTTTGGATGAGACTTCAAATATATTTTTTAGGTATCACTTTTGAACAAGTTGGAAAAATGGATGAAACATGTGATATGGTAATTATGAATCATCAAAGTTTATTAGACATCATTGTAATAGAACACCTTCATAATAAACACTTAGCTTGGGTAGGTAAAAAAGAGATTACAAATCTAATCTTTTTTGGTCATATTATGAAAGCTCCAGACATGATTACTATTGATAGAGAAAATAAAACTGGTTTGTTAAAACTAATAAAAGATGCAAAAGATAGATTATCTAAAAATAGACCAATCGCTATTTTCCCTGAAGGTACAAGAGGTGATGGTAAAACTATGGGCTCTTTTAAACCAGGAGCTGCAATGGTTGCAAACAAGTTAAACTTACGCGTACAACCATTAATAATAATAAATACAAAAAATATTCTTGATTCCCAAAAACTTGATGCAAATCCTGGTATTGTGAAGATTATCTATTTAGAACCAGTTCAAGCAGATAAATCGACTAATTGGTACAAAGACACAGAAGAAAAAATGAGAGAAATATTATCAATAGAAATGAAAAAAGAGCTCTAA